A DNA window from Arachis hypogaea cultivar Tifrunner chromosome 18, arahy.Tifrunner.gnm2.J5K5, whole genome shotgun sequence contains the following coding sequences:
- the LOC112770499 gene encoding uncharacterized protein, translating into MKSVFQNKEALHEVDKRVARWLMDCRIPFNAVMSSFFQDMLDGVAGFGPGYKSPSYDSLRVNLLVDIKRECQMVVESYRSAWKETGCTLIADGWTNQRQRTLINFLVYCKKGLCFVKSVDASSMVKNASSLCDLFSEVIEWIGPDNIVHVVTDNAANYVAAGRLINKKFENIHWSPCAANCLNLILKDISSMPHISSLATRASKITVFVYNHSVFLSWLRQRIDWREIVRPGATRFATVFLTLMSIFEHISHLQSLVVDPHFTGHKLGRTANGKAVSVIILDNKFWDDCFTACHIVSPLIKLLRLVDAEDKPSLGIVYEEKHLRSCELYLHCKVNNLDSVEAMKEIHLYRDQKENFDRPEAVPAAKKLQPDEWWTLFGSSAPCLQKMVVRILSQASASSRKKRKQKLQYDPIDIETIDKVDFWVTEEVVEKELDLPSNIEDLLDEIDANLDLGGGGGGGSTSTFYAAPLAFSGPSSGNEGDEINDANLQQVMENFDD; encoded by the exons ATGAAAAGCGTGTTTCAAAACAAAGAGGCGCTTCATGAAGTTGATAAGCGAGTGGCTAGATGGCTAATGGATTGTAGGATTCCTTTCAATGCGGTTATGTCATCCTTTTTTCAAGATATGCTGGATGGTGTAGCTGGCTTTGGGCCTGGTTATAAAAGTCCTTCTTATGACTCTTTGAGGGTTAACTTATTAGTCGATATCAAAAGGGAGTGTCAAATGGTTGTTGAAAGCTATAGGTCTGCTTGGAAAGAAACTGGATGTACTCTCATAGCTGATGGTTGGACAAATCAAAGACAAAGAACGTTGattaattttttggtttattgtaAGAAAGGGTTGTGCTTTGTGAAATCTGTAGATGCCTCAAGTATGGTTAAAAATGCTTCAAGCTTGTGTGACTTGTTTTCAGAGGTGATTGAATGGATTGGACCTGATAATATTGTTCATGTAGTGACCGATAATGCTGCGAATTATGTTGCTGCTGGTAGACTTATtaataagaaatttgaaaatattcaCTGGTCACCTTGTGCTGCTAATTGCTTGAATCTTATCTTAAAAGATATAAGCAGCATGCCACATATTTCTAGCCTTGCAACTCGTGCTTCGAAGATTACCGTGTTTGTGTATAATCATTCGGTATTCTTGTCTTGGCTAAGACAAAGAATTGATTGGAGGGAGATTGTTCGTCCAGGTGCAACTCGTTTTGCCACTGTCTTCCTCACATTGATGAGTATCTTTGAGCACATATCGCATTTACAATCATTGGTTGTTGATCCACACTTTACCGGACACAAATTAGGAAGGACTGCTAATGGTAAAGCTGTGAGTGTAATTATCCTAGACAATAAATTTTGGGATGATTGTTTTACTGCATGCCACATTGTGAGTCCGTTGATTAAATTGCTGAGGTTGGTAGATGCCGAAGATAAACCATCATTGGGAATTGTTTATGAAG AGAAGCACCTGAGGTCATGCGAGCTTTACTTGCATTGCAAGGTTAATAATTTAGATTCAGTTGAGGCAATGAAAGAAATACACTTATATAGAGATCAAAAGGAAAACTTTGATAGGCCTGAAGCTGTTCCAGCTGCAAAAAAACTTCAACCTG ATGAATGGTGGACGTTGTTTGGTAGTTCTGCTCCATGTTTACAAAAAATGGTAGTTCGCATTCTTAGCCAAGCATCTGCTTCTTCAAG aaaaaaaagaaagcaaaagttgCAATATGATCCAATCGATATTGAAACTATTGATAAGGTTGATTTTTGGGTAACGGAAGAGGTTGTTGAAAAAGAGCTTGATCTTCCAAGTAATATTGAAGACTTACTTG ATGAGATTGATGCTAATTTAGAtctaggtggtggtggtggtggtgggagtACTAGTACATTTTATGCTGCACCACTTGCTTTTTCTGGTCCAAGTAGTGGAAATGAAGGTGATGAAATCAATGACGCAAATCTGCAGCAAGTTATGGagaattttgatgattga